ATCGCCGTCGAGCAACGCCGGTTGTTCAACGCGACCGGCATGCACTCGGCCATCATCGCCCCGATCCGCAGTCATCGCAGAACCCTGGGAGCGCTGACTCTGGGCCGCTCCGAACAGCCGGAACGGTTCACCGCGGCCGACCTCGCGCTGCTGGAGGACATCACGCGGCGTGCGGGGCTGGCCGTCGACAACGCGCTGCTCTACGACCGCCAGCGCAAGGTCGCCGAGACGATGCAGCGGCACCTGCTGCCCCGCCTGCCCCGGATCAAGGGCTTGGCGATGACCTCGCGCTATCTGCCCGCCCCGGACGCCTCGCAGGTCGGCGGCGACTGGTACGACGTGTTCATGCTGAGAGACGGCGGCACGGCCCTCGTCATCGGGGACGTGGTCGGCCACGATCTGGAGGCCGCGGCAGGTATGGCGCAGCTGCGCAACATGCTGCGGGCTTACGCCTGGGTGCAGGAGGAGTCGGCGCCCAGCGAGGTCGTCGACCGGCTCGACCGGGCTTCCCGCGCGATCGCAGAGGCCTCCATGGCCACGCTGATCTTCGGCCAGCTCACCGCCCGGGAAGACGAGTGGGAGCTGTGCTGGACCAACGCCGGCCACCCGCCGCCGCTGCTCGTCACGCACGACGGCGTGGCCCGCTACCTGACCGAGGGCCACGGCATTCTGCTGGGGCTCGGCACGGGCCGGGTGCGCTACGACGCGACGGCGACGCTGCCGCGTGGCTCGACGCTCGTGCTGTACACCGACGGCCTGGTCGAGGCCCCCGGCCAGTCGATCGACGAGGGCTTGGAGAACCTGCGCCGGCACGCGGCTTCCCTGGCCCGGCGCCCGCTCGAGCCGTTCGCCGATCTGCTGCTGGAGCGTGCGCGCCCGGTCCGCAACGAGGACGACGTGGCTCTCCTCGCCGTCCGCGTGCCGGCCGAGCCCGATCCGGACGCGGAGTTGGTCTCGGAGTTGGCGCGGGCGAAATACGCCGGGCTCTGACGGGCTTGCCGGAGCTATCCCCGTAGCAGGGAACGAAGACGCTCGGTGTCGCCCTGTGCGGAGACAGCCTGCGCCACGACCTCGGCGACATCGAGCAGCTCGCCGTCGGGTCCGGTGAAGATCCACTCGCGATAGGGGTCCAGCTGGTGCATGTCCCGCCCCTCGATGGCGGCGATGAGGAGCGCAGCGAATATCGCGCCGCGGATGAGGCCGCCGTCCGGAGTCTCATCGTCCATCTCGCTCTCATCGAGCATGAATTCGGCCAACTCCCAACCGCGGCCCTGCTGGAACAGGTCGACCACCTCGACGCGGTCCGCCGGACGCTCAAGGAGCGTGGACGCGGCGCGGATGACGGCCGTTTCGTCGCTGACGGCTTGCTCGTAGACGCACGTGACGTCGATGGCGCTGCCCTCG
This genomic window from Actinospica robiniae DSM 44927 contains:
- a CDS encoding SpoIIE family protein phosphatase, with amino-acid sequence MMGEETPDTGRAVVAALQAAAYLVDDRGCIVTVNAPAEELLGWPTAELLGQDAHEMLHRNRYGAPLPRTVCPFREAILSRRTAQGTDQWLERGDGALQPVSWLSTPFDYGAPHLGTLVIFWSHHAPELPGAWPRQLMSSLTELERLALLAETTTRLSSTLDMEEALHSLVKLVVPRLADWAVVDLITERDEVWRFAVAHAEGGKLVHRDDLEGPMPPVTEESPMPLSRALRGAAATLAGPETYQGPPDAGIAVEQRRLFNATGMHSAIIAPIRSHRRTLGALTLGRSEQPERFTAADLALLEDITRRAGLAVDNALLYDRQRKVAETMQRHLLPRLPRIKGLAMTSRYLPAPDASQVGGDWYDVFMLRDGGTALVIGDVVGHDLEAAAGMAQLRNMLRAYAWVQEESAPSEVVDRLDRASRAIAEASMATLIFGQLTAREDEWELCWTNAGHPPPLLVTHDGVARYLTEGHGILLGLGTGRVRYDATATLPRGSTLVLYTDGLVEAPGQSIDEGLENLRRHAASLARRPLEPFADLLLERARPVRNEDDVALLAVRVPAEPDPDAELVSELARAKYAGL